Proteins from a single region of Starkeya sp. ORNL1:
- a CDS encoding response regulator: MHPVRVLVVDDEPAIHRFMGPALAANGYESLRAETGTEALAMVVNRRPDIVVLDLGLPDMDGKEVLRRLREWSDVPVVVLSARDREAEKIEALDLGADDFVNKPFGIGELMARLRAALRHRMQEKGETPVLRIGDVEIDIPRHRVARAGEEIKLTPKEFDLIAFLARHAGKVVTHRQILKEVWGPAHEHDTQYLRVYVGQLRAKLELDPANPTLVITEPGVGYRTGE; encoded by the coding sequence ATGCATCCGGTCCGCGTCCTCGTCGTCGATGACGAGCCCGCCATCCACCGCTTCATGGGCCCGGCGCTGGCCGCGAACGGCTATGAGAGCCTGCGCGCCGAGACCGGCACCGAGGCATTGGCGATGGTGGTCAATCGCCGCCCGGACATCGTGGTGCTTGATCTCGGCCTGCCGGACATGGACGGCAAGGAGGTGCTCCGGCGCCTGCGCGAATGGTCGGACGTGCCGGTGGTGGTGCTCTCCGCGCGTGATCGCGAAGCCGAGAAGATCGAGGCACTGGACCTTGGCGCCGACGATTTCGTCAACAAGCCGTTCGGTATCGGCGAACTGATGGCGCGGCTGCGCGCGGCGCTGCGCCACCGCATGCAGGAAAAGGGCGAGACCCCGGTGCTGCGCATCGGCGATGTCGAGATCGACATTCCCCGCCACCGCGTCGCCCGTGCCGGCGAGGAGATCAAGCTGACGCCGAAGGAGTTCGACCTCATCGCCTTCCTCGCCCGCCATGCCGGCAAGGTGGTCACCCACCGCCAGATATTGAAGGAGGTGTGGGGGCCGGCGCATGAGCACGACACGCAATATCTGCGCGTCTATGTCGGCCAGCTCCGCGCCAAGCTGGAGCTCGATCCCGCGAACCCGACCCTCGTGATCACCGAGCCCGGCGTTGGTTATCGGACCGGGGAGTGA
- a CDS encoding Hsp20/alpha crystallin family protein gives MKKTDPHAWMWSDALEMLSRAERMHRQMFQPGHAPAQSASRQRMPCWEPPVDVLETERELLVFAALPGVDAEHIHVAIHNGALSITGERSLPAELRTATIHRMELPQGRFERQVALPPGRYEVSRPSIVNGTLAIVLRKLV, from the coding sequence ATGAAGAAGACTGACCCCCACGCCTGGATGTGGTCGGACGCTCTCGAAATGCTCAGCCGCGCCGAGCGGATGCACCGGCAGATGTTCCAGCCGGGACACGCCCCGGCGCAGTCCGCATCGCGCCAGCGCATGCCTTGCTGGGAGCCCCCGGTCGATGTGCTGGAGACCGAGCGCGAGCTCCTGGTATTCGCCGCGCTGCCGGGCGTCGACGCAGAGCACATCCATGTCGCGATCCACAATGGCGCGCTCTCGATTACCGGCGAGCGTTCGCTGCCGGCCGAACTGCGTACCGCCACCATCCATCGCATGGAGCTGCCGCAGGGCCGTTTCGAGCGACAGGTAGCGCTGCCGCCCGGTCGCTATGAGGTTTCCCGTCCATCCATCGTCAATGGCACGCTCGCCATCGTCCTGCGCAAGCTGGTCTGA
- a CDS encoding sugar-binding transcriptional regulator, with protein sequence MSERAIKTAGTMDDVSAGRRSARLRLRAAWMYYVEGMTQSAIAEALDIGRVTVVRLLADARAMNEVKISLSREIAELPRLEMALQKTFGIREAVVAPFSGVGGDPTAAIGAATGQFISQLIASDMKIGFGWGRTLMRALGFIDEKAVANLSVISLLGGITKAKQYNPSEFAWQLARMFQADCHLIAAPALVDSVETKQALIERCGLGTVYALAQEMDAVVMTVGEMAASSTAWRFGFFTEADWSSLIAAGAVGDVLYNFHDIEGRLVDHPINSRVMSIPMETMQATPERILTSGGPEKTQAIIGALRLLKPTVFITDELTAAVVLAAVGAEF encoded by the coding sequence ATGTCGGAGCGCGCCATCAAGACCGCCGGTACCATGGACGATGTGTCTGCCGGGCGCCGCTCCGCGCGGCTGCGGCTGCGCGCGGCCTGGATGTACTATGTCGAGGGCATGACGCAGAGCGCCATCGCCGAGGCGCTCGACATCGGCCGCGTCACCGTGGTGCGCCTGCTCGCCGACGCCCGTGCCATGAATGAGGTGAAGATCTCGCTCAGCCGCGAGATCGCCGAATTGCCGCGTCTCGAAATGGCGCTGCAGAAGACCTTCGGCATACGCGAAGCCGTCGTCGCACCATTCTCCGGCGTCGGCGGCGATCCGACCGCGGCGATCGGCGCCGCGACCGGGCAATTCATCTCGCAGCTCATCGCCTCCGACATGAAGATCGGCTTCGGCTGGGGCCGCACGCTGATGCGCGCGCTCGGCTTCATCGACGAGAAGGCGGTGGCGAACCTCTCGGTGATCTCGCTGCTCGGCGGTATCACCAAGGCCAAGCAGTACAACCCCTCCGAATTCGCCTGGCAACTCGCCCGCATGTTCCAGGCCGACTGCCACCTGATCGCCGCCCCGGCGCTGGTCGACAGCGTCGAGACCAAGCAGGCGCTGATCGAGCGCTGCGGGCTCGGCACCGTCTATGCGCTGGCGCAGGAGATGGACGCCGTGGTGATGACCGTCGGCGAGATGGCCGCCTCCAGCACCGCGTGGCGCTTCGGCTTCTTCACCGAGGCCGACTGGAGCTCGCTGATCGCGGCCGGCGCGGTCGGCGACGTGCTCTATAATTTCCACGATATCGAGGGCCGCCTGGTCGACCACCCGATCAACAGCAGGGTGATGTCGATCCCGATGGAGACGATGCAGGCGACGCCGGAGCGCATCCTTACCTCCGGCGGGCCGGAAAAGACCCAGGCGATCATCGGTGCGCTGCGCCTGCTCAAGCCCACCGTCTTCATCACGGATGAGCTTACCGCGGCTGTGGTACTGGCGGCAGTCGGCGCCGAATTCTGA
- a CDS encoding sensor histidine kinase KdpD, whose amino-acid sequence MSSDETPRASPDALLAAAERESRGKLRIFLGAAPGVGKTFSMLSAARVAKAAGRDVVVGIVETHGRAETEALVQGLDVLPRTGIAYRGRLVPEFDLEAALARHPGLLLVDEYAHSNIDGSRHPKRWQDVQELLAAGIDVWTTLNIQHVESLNDVVQRITGVRVRETVPDTALQKADEIILVDLPSDELIKRLADGKVYVEDTATRAVESFFKPSNLTALRELALRRVAARVDSDLLERMQGSAIEGPWAAGERLLVCVGPDVAAERVVREAKRLADLLDASWFAVTVERPGRTFSAADRARLEAGMRLASSLGAETHSLVASDIAAELLRFARFENITQIVVGKARPRRLHFWPRHTLVDALVKAASGVAVHVVTAEAPDTGRRGTWRLPSPGPITGYVAGALCVALATITGLGLTEFIALPNVSMLYLLAVLVPAIGYGVWPAISASVLSFLAYNFFFIEPVDTFTVARPHELLALVIFLGVAVLISTIAGRAREQARAAAQRVRATRRLYEFTRKLSALPDGASVAEAAAVELHAALGRASVILLANGGDIAIASAWPPEDRLDTASMTAARWTFDHGDPAGAGTATLPSAPWYFLPLAGPAADRRIGVIGIERPPSLPPDAESDTLLATLAEQTAAALVRTNLSLEVTNARTAAETERVRNILLASISHDFRTPLASILGAATSLIDYGNEIPEAQRGDLLVHVREEAEHLDQMVRNLLSMTRLEAGALDMRKDWIDVVELMNRTVAAARKRGAPQKFVVTAAPELPLIEADQSLLDQALANVVGNAVRYAGTDARIGLSATVIDGQMVIAVTDDGPGIPAETLPHVFEKFVRAARNGGTEGGSGLGLAITKGIVEAHGGAVSARSPAPGQRSGTRVALRLPIAPAPAGEE is encoded by the coding sequence ATGAGCTCAGACGAGACGCCGCGTGCCTCGCCGGACGCCCTGCTTGCAGCGGCGGAACGGGAGTCGCGCGGCAAGCTGCGTATCTTCCTCGGCGCCGCCCCCGGCGTCGGCAAGACGTTCTCGATGCTCTCCGCCGCCCGTGTCGCCAAGGCGGCCGGCCGAGACGTCGTGGTCGGCATCGTCGAGACCCATGGCCGCGCCGAGACCGAGGCGCTGGTGCAGGGCCTCGATGTCCTGCCCCGCACCGGCATTGCCTATCGTGGCCGGCTGGTGCCGGAATTCGATCTCGAGGCCGCGCTGGCCCGCCATCCCGGCCTGCTGCTGGTCGACGAATACGCCCATTCCAACATCGACGGCAGCCGCCATCCCAAGCGCTGGCAGGACGTGCAGGAATTGCTCGCCGCCGGCATCGATGTCTGGACCACGCTCAATATCCAGCATGTCGAGAGCCTGAACGACGTCGTGCAGCGCATCACCGGGGTGCGGGTGCGCGAGACGGTGCCGGACACGGCGCTGCAGAAGGCCGACGAGATCATCCTGGTCGACCTGCCGTCCGACGAGCTGATCAAGCGCCTTGCCGACGGCAAGGTCTATGTCGAGGACACCGCGACCCGCGCGGTGGAGAGCTTCTTCAAGCCGAGCAACCTCACCGCGCTGCGCGAGCTCGCCTTGCGACGCGTCGCCGCCCGGGTCGACAGCGACCTGCTGGAGCGCATGCAGGGCTCGGCGATCGAAGGGCCGTGGGCCGCCGGCGAGCGCCTGCTGGTCTGCGTCGGTCCGGATGTCGCCGCCGAGCGCGTGGTGCGCGAGGCGAAGCGCTTGGCGGACCTGCTCGATGCCTCCTGGTTCGCGGTGACGGTGGAGCGCCCCGGCCGCACCTTTTCCGCCGCCGACCGGGCGCGGCTGGAGGCCGGCATGCGGCTCGCCTCCAGCCTCGGGGCGGAGACCCATTCGCTGGTCGCCTCCGACATTGCCGCTGAGCTGCTGCGCTTCGCCCGTTTCGAGAACATCACCCAGATCGTCGTCGGCAAGGCGCGTCCCCGCCGTTTGCACTTCTGGCCGCGGCACACGCTGGTGGATGCGCTGGTGAAGGCGGCGAGCGGCGTCGCGGTCCATGTCGTCACCGCCGAGGCGCCGGACACCGGCCGGCGCGGGACCTGGCGCCTGCCATCCCCCGGGCCCATCACCGGCTATGTCGCCGGGGCGCTCTGCGTCGCGCTGGCGACCATCACCGGTCTTGGCCTGACCGAATTCATCGCCTTGCCGAACGTCTCGATGCTCTATCTGCTGGCGGTGCTGGTACCGGCGATCGGCTATGGGGTCTGGCCGGCGATCTCCGCCTCGGTGCTGTCCTTCCTCGCCTATAATTTCTTCTTCATCGAGCCGGTCGACACCTTCACCGTGGCGCGCCCGCACGAATTGCTGGCGCTGGTCATTTTCCTCGGTGTCGCGGTGCTGATCTCGACCATTGCCGGCCGGGCACGTGAGCAGGCCCGAGCGGCGGCGCAGCGGGTGCGGGCGACGCGCCGGCTCTACGAGTTCACCCGCAAGCTCTCGGCGCTGCCGGATGGCGCCTCGGTCGCCGAGGCCGCGGCGGTCGAGCTGCACGCCGCGCTCGGCCGCGCCAGCGTGATCCTGCTCGCCAATGGCGGCGATATCGCCATCGCCAGCGCGTGGCCGCCGGAGGACCGGCTGGATACCGCCTCGATGACCGCCGCGCGCTGGACCTTCGACCACGGCGACCCGGCCGGTGCCGGCACCGCCACGCTGCCCAGCGCGCCCTGGTATTTCCTGCCGCTTGCCGGCCCGGCCGCGGATCGACGCATCGGCGTCATCGGTATCGAACGCCCGCCGTCGCTGCCGCCGGACGCCGAAAGCGACACCTTGCTGGCGACGCTCGCTGAGCAGACCGCTGCGGCGCTGGTGCGCACCAATCTCTCGCTCGAAGTCACCAATGCCCGCACCGCGGCCGAGACCGAGCGGGTGCGCAACATATTGCTCGCCTCCATCAGCCATGATTTCCGCACCCCGCTCGCTTCCATCCTCGGCGCGGCGACCAGCTTGATCGACTATGGGAACGAGATCCCCGAGGCGCAGCGCGGCGACCTGCTGGTGCATGTGCGCGAAGAGGCCGAGCATCTCGACCAGATGGTGCGCAATCTGCTCTCCATGACCCGGCTGGAGGCCGGAGCGCTCGACATGCGCAAGGACTGGATCGACGTGGTCGAACTGATGAACCGCACCGTGGCGGCGGCCCGCAAGCGCGGCGCGCCGCAGAAGTTCGTGGTCACCGCTGCGCCCGAGCTGCCCTTGATCGAGGCCGACCAGAGCCTGCTCGACCAGGCGCTGGCCAATGTGGTCGGCAATGCGGTGCGCTATGCCGGCACCGATGCCCGCATCGGCCTGTCGGCGACGGTGATCGACGGCCAGATGGTGATCGCGGTGACCGACGACGGACCTGGTATTCCGGCCGAGACGCTCCCGCACGTCTTCGAGAAGTTCGTGCGCGCGGCGCGAAACGGCGGCACCGAGGGCGGCTCCGGCCTCGGCCTCGCCATCACCAAGGGCATTGTGGAAGCCCATGGCGGCGCCGTGTCTGCGCGAAGCCCGGCACCCGGCCAGCGCAGCGGCACCCGCGTCGCCTTGCGGCTGCCCATTGCGCCGGCGCCGGCGGGGGAGGAGTAG
- a CDS encoding homoserine dehydrogenase: protein MFVQTGIVRTGIAAELAAHAAMHGPITLGLVGAGQMGTDLVVQAALMPGVRIGAVCERNPEKVVDAALMSGHDRSHVVVASSANDIDRIIEAGRIAVTDDYMAMCAAGRIDVVIDATGSPNMGTLVALEAIRNGKHVVLLSVEADITIGRYLKQEAKKAGVVLTGAAGDEPAATIELIGFAQALGFEIVAAGKAKNNTFKIDATPDEFAEEAKARNMNPRMLVEFVDGSKTMVEMTALANATGLVPDVAGMHGPAADRDVLAQVLCTKEDGGILSRSGVVDFTLGKDIAPGVFCIIKPRHPRMIERIADLKVGPGPCFALIRPFHLTSLEVPLSAARAVIYGRPDMEVLDHPVAECTAVAKRDLAPGQKLGKIGEYDYRGYTMAWRDARDSFALPLGLAERAQVLKPIRKGERLTYDNCAPDDELVVTQIRRRMDQADSVYLAA from the coding sequence ATGTTCGTCCAGACCGGGATCGTCCGCACCGGCATCGCCGCCGAGCTGGCTGCGCACGCCGCGATGCACGGGCCGATCACTCTCGGCCTCGTCGGGGCCGGGCAGATGGGCACCGATCTGGTGGTGCAGGCGGCGCTGATGCCGGGTGTGCGCATCGGCGCGGTGTGCGAGCGAAACCCCGAGAAAGTCGTCGATGCGGCGCTGATGTCCGGTCATGATCGCAGCCACGTCGTCGTCGCCTCCTCCGCGAACGATATCGACCGCATCATCGAGGCTGGGCGCATCGCGGTGACCGACGACTACATGGCGATGTGCGCGGCCGGGCGCATCGATGTGGTGATCGATGCCACCGGCAGCCCGAACATGGGCACCCTCGTCGCGCTGGAGGCGATCCGCAACGGCAAGCATGTGGTGCTGCTCAGCGTCGAGGCCGACATCACCATCGGCCGTTACCTCAAGCAGGAAGCGAAGAAGGCCGGCGTGGTGTTGACCGGCGCGGCGGGCGACGAGCCGGCGGCCACCATCGAGCTGATCGGCTTCGCCCAGGCGCTCGGCTTCGAGATCGTCGCCGCCGGCAAGGCCAAGAACAACACCTTCAAGATCGACGCAACGCCGGACGAGTTCGCCGAGGAGGCGAAGGCGCGCAACATGAATCCGCGCATGCTGGTGGAGTTCGTCGACGGCTCCAAGACCATGGTGGAGATGACCGCGCTCGCCAACGCCACCGGCCTTGTGCCGGACGTCGCGGGCATGCACGGTCCCGCCGCCGATCGCGACGTGCTGGCGCAGGTGCTCTGCACCAAGGAAGACGGCGGCATCCTCAGCCGCTCCGGCGTGGTCGATTTCACCCTCGGCAAGGACATCGCGCCGGGGGTGTTCTGCATCATCAAGCCGCGCCATCCGCGCATGATCGAGCGCATCGCCGATCTGAAGGTCGGCCCCGGCCCGTGCTTCGCGCTGATCCGCCCCTTCCATCTCACCAGCCTCGAAGTGCCGCTCTCCGCCGCCCGCGCCGTGATCTACGGCCGGCCGGACATGGAGGTGCTGGATCATCCGGTGGCGGAATGCACGGCAGTAGCCAAGCGCGATCTCGCGCCGGGGCAGAAGCTCGGCAAGATCGGCGAGTATGATTATCGCGGCTACACCATGGCATGGCGCGACGCCCGCGACAGCTTCGCGCTGCCGCTGGGCCTGGCCGAGCGCGCCCAGGTGCTGAAGCCGATCAGGAAGGGCGAGCGCCTGACCTATGATAATTGCGCGCCCGACGACGAACTGGTGGTGACGCAGATCCGCCGCCGCATGGACCAGGCCGATTCGGTGTATCTGGCGGCGTAA
- a CDS encoding GtrA family protein, which yields MVARIRHFLLFAALGVVGTLMQYTVLVALVQGTGANPVLASTLGFLAGAVVNYMLARTIAFRSSKPHHEAATKFFLVAGVGLCLTALLMTGFIAGLGLPYLLAQVLTTGLVLFWHYAGNTLWTFREAKTA from the coding sequence ATGGTCGCACGGATACGGCATTTCCTGCTGTTCGCCGCGCTCGGCGTGGTCGGAACGCTTATGCAGTACACGGTGCTGGTCGCTCTCGTGCAGGGCACCGGCGCCAATCCGGTGCTGGCCTCGACGCTCGGCTTCCTCGCCGGCGCCGTGGTCAACTACATGCTTGCCCGCACCATCGCGTTCCGTTCCTCCAAGCCCCATCATGAGGCGGCGACGAAATTCTTCCTCGTCGCCGGCGTCGGGCTCTGCCTCACTGCGCTGCTGATGACGGGCTTCATCGCCGGGCTCGGCCTGCCCTATCTCCTCGCACAGGTGCTGACCACCGGGCTGGTGCTGTTCTGGCACTATGCCGGCAATACGCTCTGGACCTTCCGCGAGGCGAAGACGGCGTAA
- a CDS encoding glycosyltransferase family 39 protein has product MTLQVSDLDTTTSNGVVARFLRAVRASWQSTSATRVVSLVLFAALIAWVLLVFRDYGISNDEPVQHTYGQLLWSWYRSGFTDDGAFHYINLYLYGGLFDLIAAGLDHHVPLDTFELRHLLSASFGLVGIFGAWNLARLLAGEKAGIVAALLLALTGMYGGAMFTHTKDVPFAAAMVWSLYFITVIARRMPELPAWRTVIGLGVAVGCAMGLRVGGVFAGLYLALTLLAGTALLGEWRRFPWLVLRLVPAGLIAFVIMAVTWPWSVLPPTNLLTAMGTFSNFAFDLSTLINGQEVPIDQVPATYMSEYLLIKLPELTLAGILAALAFAIAGLIGGTKGAGAKGAWHGIWRRRLVAHLPVALALIVPVVFTLLDRPPLYNGIRHFLFVIPAATVVAAIGLCALWRWSMRRSALLGLGFATVAGGLFALNAVNFVELHPYEYVGYNQLVGGLKGATGRFEGDYWSDSLREAALDLRYGVEHSGKPPAKPYEVAVCAEPLQISTYLGPNFTVTDEWDDADFLITATNIGCDNLVPGMTYRTISRKGVPLAMVVDLRAKHENEELIQPLPWDDDDNPDTPAVSFNGPGSMTVAQKKP; this is encoded by the coding sequence GTGACATTGCAGGTTTCCGACCTTGATACGACGACGTCCAACGGCGTCGTCGCCCGCTTCCTGCGCGCCGTGCGCGCGAGCTGGCAATCGACATCCGCGACGCGAGTGGTCAGCCTTGTGCTGTTCGCCGCGCTCATCGCCTGGGTGCTGCTGGTGTTCCGCGACTACGGCATCAGCAATGACGAGCCGGTGCAGCACACCTACGGGCAGTTGCTCTGGTCCTGGTACAGGAGCGGCTTCACCGATGACGGGGCGTTCCACTACATCAATCTCTATCTCTATGGCGGCCTGTTCGACCTGATCGCGGCCGGGCTCGACCATCATGTGCCGCTCGATACTTTCGAGCTGCGGCACCTGCTCTCGGCAAGCTTCGGGCTTGTGGGCATCTTCGGAGCCTGGAACCTCGCCCGGCTGCTGGCGGGCGAGAAGGCCGGCATCGTGGCCGCGTTGCTGCTCGCTCTCACCGGCATGTATGGCGGCGCCATGTTCACCCACACCAAGGACGTGCCGTTTGCCGCGGCGATGGTGTGGAGCCTCTATTTCATCACCGTCATCGCCCGCCGCATGCCGGAGCTGCCGGCATGGCGCACCGTCATCGGGCTCGGCGTCGCGGTCGGCTGCGCGATGGGGCTTCGCGTCGGCGGCGTGTTCGCCGGGCTCTATCTGGCGCTGACGCTGCTGGCCGGCACCGCGCTGCTCGGCGAATGGCGCCGCTTCCCTTGGCTGGTGCTACGCCTAGTCCCCGCGGGCCTCATCGCTTTCGTGATCATGGCGGTGACCTGGCCGTGGTCGGTGCTGCCCCCGACCAACCTTCTCACCGCGATGGGCACCTTCAGCAATTTCGCCTTCGATCTCAGCACGCTGATCAACGGCCAGGAAGTGCCGATCGACCAGGTGCCGGCGACCTATATGTCGGAATATCTGCTGATCAAGCTGCCGGAGCTGACGCTGGCCGGCATATTGGCGGCACTGGCCTTCGCGATTGCCGGCCTCATCGGCGGCACCAAGGGGGCCGGCGCCAAAGGCGCATGGCACGGCATCTGGCGGCGCCGGCTGGTCGCCCATCTGCCGGTGGCGCTGGCGCTCATAGTGCCGGTGGTCTTCACCCTCCTCGATCGGCCGCCGCTCTATAACGGCATCCGCCACTTCCTGTTCGTCATCCCCGCAGCGACGGTGGTTGCCGCCATCGGTCTCTGCGCACTGTGGCGCTGGTCGATGCGGCGCTCGGCCTTGCTCGGGCTCGGCTTCGCAACAGTGGCGGGCGGCCTGTTCGCGCTCAATGCGGTGAACTTCGTCGAGCTGCATCCTTACGAATATGTCGGTTACAACCAGCTGGTCGGCGGCCTGAAGGGCGCCACCGGTCGGTTCGAGGGCGACTATTGGTCGGATTCGCTGCGCGAGGCGGCGCTGGACCTGCGCTACGGCGTCGAGCACAGTGGCAAGCCGCCGGCCAAGCCTTACGAGGTCGCGGTCTGCGCCGAACCGCTGCAGATCTCGACCTATCTCGGCCCGAACTTCACCGTGACCGACGAGTGGGACGATGCCGACTTCCTCATCACCGCCACCAATATCGGCTGTGACAACCTGGTGCCTGGCATGACCTACCGCACCATCAGCCGCAAGGGTGTGCCGCTTGCCATGGTAGTCGACCTGCGCGCCAAGCACGAGAACGAGGAGCTGATCCAGCCCCTGCCGTGGGACGATGACGACAATCCGGACACCCCGGCTGTGTCCTTCAACGGACCGGGCTCGATGACGGTGGCGCAGAAGAAGCCATGA
- the lon gene encoding endopeptidase La, with amino-acid sequence MKNPVYTRSFPHFAADAGSGTAPFTPNSDATVAAASDNTLIILPVRSFVLFPGVVMPVAVARPGSVAAAQQAIREGRPVGILMQRDPAQEEPGPTDLHRMGVVANILRYVTAPDGTHHLVCQGEQRFHVEEFVKEKPFITARVRRIEEEDEQTSDVEARFVHLQGQATEALELLPQVPPELLAAVRGASSPTTLADLVAAYIDVSPEEKQELLETVDVVARMNKVARLLAHRIEVLRLSQEIGRQTKAQIDERQREVLLREQMAAIQRQLGEGEGGNAQEIADLEKAVVDAGMPEDVEQMARKELGRLRRMQDASPEYGIIRTYLDWLIALPWRLPEEAPIDIAEARRILDEDHFGLDKIKRRIVEYLAVRKLAPNGNAPILCFAGPPGVGKTSLGQSIARAMGRKFVRVSLGGLHDEAEIRGHRRTYVGALPGNIIQGIRKAGTRDCVMMLDEIDKMGSGIQGDPSAAMLEVLDPEQNGTFRDNYLGVTFDLSRVVFIATANMLDTIPGPLRDRMEIITLSGYTDQEKLQIARRYLVRRQLEANGVKPEQVEIEDSALQAIIRAYTREAGVRNLEREIGRAVRHVAVDIAEGSASEARISADKLPELLGPPIFEDEVALRVSVPGVATGLAWTPVGGDILFIEATKIPGGRGGLILTGQLGDVMKESAQAAMSLVKSRASELGIDPAIFEKNDVHVHVPAGATPKDGPSAGVAMFTALVSLLTGRTVRKDTAMTGEISLRGLVLPVGGIKEKVVAAARAGLTRVMLPARNRRDYEDIPQDVRDRLEFVWLEKVDDAVAAVLEPAEAAAPLRAAG; translated from the coding sequence ATGAAGAACCCCGTCTACACGCGTTCCTTCCCTCACTTCGCGGCGGATGCCGGCAGTGGGACGGCACCGTTCACGCCGAATAGCGACGCCACTGTCGCTGCCGCGTCCGACAACACGCTGATCATCCTGCCCGTGCGCAGCTTCGTGCTGTTCCCCGGCGTCGTCATGCCGGTCGCCGTGGCGCGTCCCGGTTCGGTCGCCGCTGCCCAGCAGGCGATCCGCGAGGGCCGCCCGGTCGGCATCCTGATGCAGCGCGATCCCGCCCAGGAAGAGCCCGGTCCGACGGACCTGCACCGCATGGGCGTCGTCGCCAACATATTGCGCTATGTCACCGCGCCCGACGGCACGCACCACCTGGTCTGCCAGGGCGAGCAGCGCTTCCATGTCGAGGAGTTCGTCAAGGAAAAGCCCTTCATCACCGCCCGGGTGCGGCGGATCGAGGAAGAGGACGAGCAGACCTCCGATGTCGAAGCCCGCTTCGTCCATCTCCAGGGCCAGGCGACCGAGGCGCTGGAATTGCTGCCGCAGGTGCCGCCGGAACTGCTGGCGGCGGTGCGCGGGGCGTCCTCGCCCACCACGCTCGCCGATCTCGTCGCCGCCTATATCGACGTGTCTCCCGAGGAGAAGCAGGAACTGCTGGAGACGGTCGACGTCGTCGCCCGCATGAACAAGGTGGCGCGCCTGCTGGCGCACCGCATCGAGGTGCTGCGCCTGTCGCAGGAGATCGGCCGCCAGACCAAGGCGCAGATCGACGAGCGCCAGCGCGAGGTGCTGCTGCGCGAGCAGATGGCCGCGATCCAGCGCCAGCTCGGCGAGGGTGAAGGCGGCAATGCCCAGGAGATCGCCGATCTCGAAAAGGCGGTCGTCGATGCCGGCATGCCCGAGGATGTGGAGCAGATGGCCCGCAAGGAGCTGGGCCGGCTGCGCCGCATGCAGGACGCCAGCCCGGAATACGGCATCATCCGCACCTATCTCGACTGGCTGATCGCGCTGCCGTGGCGGCTACCCGAGGAAGCACCGATCGACATCGCCGAGGCGCGCCGCATCCTCGACGAGGACCATTTCGGCCTCGACAAGATCAAGCGGCGCATCGTCGAATATCTCGCCGTGCGCAAGCTGGCGCCCAACGGCAACGCACCGATCCTGTGCTTCGCCGGGCCTCCGGGCGTCGGCAAGACCTCGCTCGGCCAGTCGATCGCCCGCGCCATGGGCCGCAAGTTCGTGCGCGTGTCGCTCGGCGGCCTTCATGACGAGGCGGAGATCCGCGGCCACCGGCGCACTTACGTCGGCGCGCTGCCCGGCAACATCATCCAGGGCATCCGCAAGGCGGGCACCCGCGACTGCGTGATGATGCTGGACGAGATCGACAAGATGGGCTCCGGCATACAGGGCGACCCGTCGGCCGCCATGCTGGAAGTGCTCGACCCCGAGCAGAACGGCACGTTCCGGGACAATTATCTCGGCGTGACGTTCGACCTGTCGCGCGTGGTGTTCATCGCCACCGCGAACATGCTCGACACCATACCGGGGCCGCTGCGCGACCGCATGGAGATCATCACGCTCTCCGGCTACACCGACCAGGAGAAGCTGCAGATCGCGCGGCGCTATCTGGTGCGGCGTCAGCTGGAAGCCAATGGCGTGAAGCCGGAGCAGGTCGAGATCGAGGACAGCGCACTGCAGGCGATCATCCGCGCCTATACGCGGGAAGCCGGCGTGCGCAACCTTGAACGCGAGATCGGGCGGGCAGTGCGCCATGTCGCGGTCGACATCGCCGAGGGCAGCGCGAGCGAGGCCCGGATCAGCGCCGACAAGCTGCCCGAACTGCTCGGGCCGCCGATCTTCGAGGACGAGGTGGCGCTGCGCGTCAGCGTGCCGGGCGTGGCGACCGGCCTCGCCTGGACGCCGGTCGGTGGCGACATCCTGTTCATCGAGGCGACGAAGATACCCGGTGGGCGTGGCGGGCTGATCCTCACCGGCCAGCTCGGCGACGTGATGAAGGAGAGCGCGCAGGCGGCGATGAGCCTGGTGAAGAGCCGCGCCAGCGAGCTCGGCATCGATCCGGCGATCTTCGAGAAGAACGACGTCCACGTCCATGTCCCCGCCGGCGCTACGCCGAAGGACGGACCGAGCGCGGGTGTCGCCATGTTCACCGCGCTTGTCTCCCTGCTCACCGGCCGCACGGTGCGCAAGGACACCGCCATGACCGGCGAGATCAGCCTTCGCGGGCTGGTGCTTCCGGTCGGCGGCATCAAGGAGAAGGTGGTCGCGGCTGCACGTGCCGGGCTCACGCGCGTGATGCTGCCGGCGCGCAACCGGCGCGACTATGAGGACATCCCGCAGGATGTCCGCGACCGGCTGGAGTTCGTCTGGCTGGAGAAGGTGGACGACGCCGTCGCCGCGGTGCTGGAGCCGGCGGAAGCCGCTGCACCGCTGCGTGCCGCCGGCTGA